In Drosophila simulans strain w501 chromosome X, Prin_Dsim_3.1, whole genome shotgun sequence, one DNA window encodes the following:
- the LOC27209028 gene encoding uncharacterized protein LOC27209028 has translation MNFFEQIIDQFCGVMHTNLKIPISYCETRCNWKFSANIDTMIFFYTLSFGILRVVFNFIDFVNLFMGGTQLGRLSCLLILRGAHSGRLRALKQFLMLQAWMLVIYGMVSIKPHYINRFIVVSVIILISDMFVLLLDIRRHARIPLERMATLWEMTLNLCCVLYVQWILKKHC, from the exons ATGAATTTCTTCGAGCAGATTATTGATCAGTTTTGCGGCGTTATGCACACCAACCTAAAGATACCCATATCTTATTGCGAAACACGCTGCAACTGGAAATTCTCGGCAAATATCGATACAATGATATTCTTCTATACCCTCAGCTTCGGTATCCTTCGAGTG GTATTCAATTTTATAGATTTCGTGAACCTTTTCATGGGAGGGACGCAGTTGGGACGGCTAAGCTGTCTCTTGATTCTGAGGGGCGCACATTCGGGGCGCTTACGAGCCctcaaacaatttttaatgctgCAAGCGTGGATGTTAGTGATATACGGCATGGTATCC ATCAAGCCGCATTACATAAATCGCTTCATTGTGGTTTCTGTCATCATCTTGATCAGCGATATGTTTGTGCTGCTATTAGATATCCGGCGACATGCCAGGATACCTCTGGAGCGCATGGCGACCCTTTGGGAAATGACGCTCAACTTGTGCTGTGTTTTATACGTGCAGTGGATCCTCAAGAAACACTGTTAG
- the LOC6725999 gene encoding uncharacterized protein LOC6725999 — translation MSSIEWVGDMLYYVMRTYLGLTAPSCNAHFLIDVLGKIEHFIYFIEFSMMIMRRPRNFKALTDSQANRLQLYNCLSMLRTWAKVIYALVSVHALIHIKTHYISIAIVISGIVLAIDMIFLAINGLHGKRTLRPARILWISLSCCTWVPGILNELIIYLYN, via the exons ATGAGTTCCATCGAATGGGTCGGTGATATGCTTTACTACGTTATGCGCACCTACCTGGGGTTAACCGCACCCAGTTGCAATGCACACTTCCTTATCGATGTCCTTGGAAAG attgaacattttatatatttcatcgAATTTTCCATGATGATAATGAGGCGGCCAAGAAATTTCAAGGCTTTGACTGATAGCCAAGCGAACCGCCTTCAACTATACAATTGCCTTTCAATGTTACGGACTTGGGCAAAAGTGATATACGCATTGGTATCCGTG CATGCTTTAATCCATATCAAGACGCATTACATAAGTATCGCGATAGTGATTTCCGGCATCGTCTTGGCCATCGATATGATCTTCTTGGCAATAAATGGCTTACATGGCAAAAGAACGCTGCGACCCGCGCGGATTCTGTGGATTTCGTTGAGCTGTTGCACTTGGGTGCCCGGGATTCTGAACGAACTGATCAtctatttgtataattaa